The sequence below is a genomic window from Cedecea neteri.
TATAAAAGATGTTTGCCTGATAAATATTAAGATGGAATTTGCAACTTATGCATTGTGGAATGGACTTCAATTCATTACTGGAGTAAACATGGAACATAAAATAAATAAGAGTCGGGAGACTCTGGATGCAATAAAACCTCGACTACGTAATGTAGACCTAAACCTGCTGACTGTTTTTGATACGGTGATGAGAGCACAAAGTATTACCGGTGCCGCCAGGCTGTTGGGGATGTCTCAGCCTGCCGTCAGCAACGCCGTGTCCCGGTTGAAAATGACCTTTAACGATGAGTTATTTGTTCGCAATGGGCGGAATATACAGGCAACAGCCAGAGCGGTTCAGCTTTATGACGTGATTCGTGACGCCTTACAGATGGTCCAGAATGAGCTACCGGAAGGGGACTTTGATCCTCTGAGGAGCAAGCGGCAGTTTACGCTTTGCGTTGCCAGTCCTTTGGACAGTAAAATAATGTCACGTATTTTAGATACTATGAAATATACGGTGCCGAATGTTCAATTAATTTTCAAATCTTATTTCAATGAAGATATTGAGCGGCAGTTGCGCTATCAGGAAGTTGATTTTTTGATTTGTTATGATGAAATCTCGCGGCCTGAGTTTAAAAAAATCCCACTGTTTGAGGATGAAATAGTTTTAGTCACTGGTCAGGATCATCCTGGTTTTTTTTCTCCGCTAACGACGCGTGATTTCTATAATCAGCAACATGCGGTGGCTTCCCCTGAATGCTTTGGTTCCTTCAGTTCGCCATGGTATGACACGTTGAATAAGCAAAACGCTATTGTCTACCTGGGAATGACAATGACCTGTGTATTAAACGTGGTTTCACAAACACGGCTGGTGGCTGTTACACCACGCTGGTTTGTTGATAGTGTTCCTAATGAATTGAATCTAAGAGTGTTTCCTGTGCCTTTTATCAAAAGGCAGCGTACTTGTTATTTATCCTGGTATGGCTCAGCCGGGCAAGACAAGGGGCATTTGTGGATGCAAAATCAGATAGCAAAAAGCTTATGTCAATAACGTTACCAGTATTATGGAATCTCGGGCCTAAACAGCCCATTTTCACTTTCTTATGTAAGAAGGGCAGTATTTTGTACTTTAGCATTTTCTGGTGGCCCCTCCCTCACAGCGTATTAATTCTAAATTAATACATAATGCACTGTGTTTACCCGCATCTTTGGCATATTTGTCATTAGTCACCCTCTCTATTTAGTCGATCGCTCCGCTATGCCTGATTTTTATAGAGGTGAGTGCAATTTCTTCTCTTCAGGTTGCTCTGGCGGGCAATTGCCTGACGGATCTTGAGCGGTTATGTTAATGGGCTAAACCTATAAAAATGATACAGGCAGAGACACAACCTGTCGCAACGACGGTGCGGAAATGACTTCTGCATGCGGTCAAAAACGTGAGCCTGGAGGCAAAACCATGGAGATGTTGTCAGGAGCCGAGATGGTCGTCCGGTCGTTAATCGATCAGGGCGTAAAGCAGGTATTCGGCTATCCGGGAGGCGCAGTACTCGATATTTACGATGCGCTTCATACTATGGGTGGGATCGATCATGTGCTTGTGCGCCATGAACAGGCTGCCGTGCATATGGCCGACGGCCTGGCGCGTGCTACGGGGGAAACCGGCGTTGTGCTGGTGACTTCAGGACCTGGTGCTACAAATGCTATTACCGGCATCGCAACCGCCTATATGGATTCTATTCCGATGGTTGTGTTGTCCGGGCAGGTCGCAACTTCATTGATTGGTTACGACGCCTTTCAGGAATGCGATATGGTCGGTATCTCCCGACCTGTCGTTAAACATAGCTTCCTGGTGAAACAGGTCGAGGACATTCCGGGTATTATCAAAAAGGCCTTCTGGCTTGCTTCCAGCGGCCGTCCGGGACCTGTTGTGGTCGATTTACCCAAAGACATCATGAGTCCGCTGAATAAGCTGCCGTATGCCTGGCCAGATGCTGTCAGTATGCGCTCTTACAACCCAACGACGCAGGGCCACAAAGGGCAGATCAAGCGCGCCCTGCAGACGCTGATTGCGGCTAAAAAACCGGTGATGTATGTAGGTGGCGGGGCGATCAATTCAGCCTGCGAAACAGAATTGTTGACGCTTGCTGAAAAGCTCAATATTCCGGTTGTCTCATCGCTGATGGGACTGGGTGCATTCCCGGCTACACATCGGCAGTCGCTGGGTATGCTGGGCATGCACGGCACCTACGAAGCCAACATGACGATGCATTATTCGGACGTTATCTTTGCCGTTGGCGTTCGCTTTGATGACCGAACCACTAACAATCTCGCTAAGTATTGCCCGAATGCGACGGTGTTGCATATTGACATCGACCCTACGTCTATCTCCAAAACAGTAGCGGCGGATATCCCTATTGTGGGGGATGCGCGTCAAGCTCTGGCACAAATGCTGGACTTGCTTGCTCAGGAAGACATTCAGCAATCCGGGGATGATATTCGGGACTGGTGGCAACAGATTGAACAGTGGCGTGCTCGTCACTGCCTTGAGTTCGATCGCCATAGCCAGGCTATCAAGCCGCAGGCTGTTATTGAAACCGCTTATCGCCTGACGAACGGTGATGCTTATGTCACCTCCGATGTGGGCCAGCACCAAATGTTTGCCGCACTTTATTATCCATTCGATAAACCACGCCGTTGGATAAATTCCGGTGGTTTAGGCACCATGGGCTTCGGTCTTCCTGCCGCGCTTGGCGTGAAGATGGCATTGCCGGATGAGACGGTCATTTGCGTTACCGGTGACGGCAGTATCCAGATGAATATTCAGGAGCTTTCCACCGCACTGCAGTACGGCTTGTCGGTTCTGGTTTTGAACCTTAACAACCGCTACCTCGGCATGGTGAAACAGTGGCAGGACATGATTTACTCGGGCCGTCACTCTCAGTCTTATATGGAGTCGCTCCCGGACTTTGTTCGCCTGGCTGAAGCTTATGGCCACGTGGGGATTAGTATCACTAAGCCAGAAGAACTGGAAAGCAAACTTGCCGAAGCGCTGGAAACCGTGCGCGGCGGGCGACTTGTGTTTGTCGATGTAACAGTTGACGGTACTGAACACGTTTATCCGATGCAGATTCGCGGTGGCGGTATGGATGAAATGTGGCTAAGCAAAACGGAGAGAACCTGATTATGCGCCGGATATTATCTGTATTACTGGAAAATGAATCAGGTGCGCTGTCCCGGGTTATTGGTCTGTTTTCCCAGCGCGGTTACAACATTGAAAGCCTTACCGTAGCGCCTACGGACGATCCCACGCTTTCCCGTATGACTATCCAAACCGTGGGTGATGAGAAGGTACTGGAACAGATTGAGAAGCAACTGCATAAGCTGGTGGATGTGTTACGCGTCAGCGAGCTGGGGCAGGGGGCCTACGTTGAGCGTGAAATCATGTTGGTGAAAGTGCAGGCCAGCGGATACGGTCGAGAAGAGGTGAAGCGCAGCGCGGAAATTTTCCGTGGGCAAATCATTGATGTGACGCCAACGCTTTACACCGTCCAACTTGCCGGCACCAGCGATAAACTCAACGCGTTTCTTGATACGATCCGCGACGTTGCCAAAATCGTCGAAGTGGCCCGTTCGGGCATTGTTGGCGTTTCGCGCGGCGATAAGATCATGCGCTAGTCACTAATGTGATCTAATTCACATGCCCGGCAATCACCGCCGGGCTTTTTTTTGCAAATTAGAAAACAACTCCCCGCAAAAGCGGTTGCCGGAGTTATTATTCTGCGCTTAGATGTGAATGTCGTTAACCATAGCCAGGGCATGGTTATGGATCACCTGGAGAGTAAGGGGCTACAGTGAAATTGGATGAAATCGCGCGTCTGGCTGGCGTGTCGCGCACCACGGCAAGCTATGTTATCAACGGAAAAGCAAAACAGTATCGCGTCAGCGATAAAACCGTTGAGAAAGTCATGGCGGTGGTACGTGAGCATAACTACCACCCTAATGCGGTAGCCGCCGGGCTACGTGCAGGACGCACGCGTTCTATCGGGCTGGTGATCCCAGACCTGGAAAACACCAGCTACACCCGTATAGCAAATTACCTTGAGCGTCAGGCTCGCCAGCGCGGCTATCAGTTGCTGATCGCTTGCTCTGAGGATCAACCCGACAACGAAATGCGCTGTATTGAACACCTTCTGCAGCGGCAGGTTGATGCCATTATTGTGTCTACCTCGTTGCCGCCGGAGCATCCTTTTTATCAGCGTTGGGCAAACGATTCGTTCCCGATTATTGCGCTCGACCGTGCGTTAGATCGCGAACACTTCACCAGCGTTGTCGGTGCCGATCAGGACGATGCAGAAATGCTGGCTGAAGAGCTGCGGAAATTCCCCGGTGAAAATATCCTTTATCTCGGTGCGTTACCTGAACTGTCCGTGAGCTTCCTGCGTGAGCAAGGGTTCCGTACTGCCTGGAAAGACGATCCTCGTACCGTCAATTATCTCTACGCTAACAGCTATGAGCGTGAGGCTGCCGCTCAGCTTTTTGAAAAGTGGCTGGAAACTCACGAGATGCCTGATGCGCTGTACACAACCTCCTTCGCACTGCTGCAGGGTGTTATGGATGTCACGCTGCGCCGTCAGGGGCGGCTGCCTTCGGAGTTGGCGATAGCCACCTTTGGCGATCATGAGCTGCTGGATTTCCTGCAGTGTCCGGTATTAGCGGTGGCACAGCGTCACCGCGATGTTGCTGAGCGTGTGCTGGAACTGGTGCTGGCAAGCCTTGATGAGCCGCGTAAGCCGAAGCCTGGGTTAACCCGAATTCGCCGCAATCTTTATCGCCGGGGTAGCTTAAGTCGTTACTGATAAAGAGATCATTATCAGCCACTTAAAGTTAATTAAGATTTTTCCCGTATATTTACCCTTATTTTTTAAGGCAATTAATTAGGCGGGAAAAATCGGGTAAAAAAATCCCCATCGAGAAATAAATCTCTTCTTTGTATTATTTTGTTACACACCCGCTGTTAAGAAATGTTGGATTATTAATCATTAGCAACCTCTCTTTACGTCTGTCTTGCGCAGAGCCAGCGCCAGACGGGCATCTGGCGCTGTTCACTCGCTTTGAAATACCTTAAAATGCCGCCCGCGTCGCAAACTGGGTACTTAATATTTCTCCTGACAAGTATTCGGTCGTTTTAACGCTGTTGATGTTTATTGGTCTTTTTCTTTCAAATATTCATAACGTTAATTTTGCCTCGCTATTGCGGGCTTTTTCACGCCAGCCATTTATCAATCGCTTAGGCGCGGGAATTTATTCCCGTAAGCGGCCTGGCTGGCTTGACAAGGTTTTCCTCCCCTCCGTAAACTCCTTTATGTGGGAATTTGTGGGTTAAAGTGGTGAAATGGGTCATTAAAGGGTGAGGCTGGCATGTTCCGTGGGGCAACGTTAGTCAATCTCGACAGCAAGGGGCGGCTTGCCGTACCTACCCGTTACAGGGAAAAGCTGATCGAAACCTCAGAAGGTCAGATGGTTTGTACCATCGACATCCATCACCCCTGCCTGCTGCTTTATACCGTTCCTGAGTGGGAAATCATTGAACAAAAGCTTGCCCGTCTGTCGAGCATGAACCCCGCAGAACGCCGCGTACAGCGTCTGTTATTAGGGCATGCCAGTGAATGTCAGATGGATAACGCCGGGCGATTGCTGCTGGCGCCCGTTTTACGGCAGCACGCCGGGCTTACCAAAGAAGTTATGCTGGTCGGCCAGTTCAATAAGTTTGAGCTGTGGGATGAAGCGACCTGGCATCAACAGGTCAAGGAAGATATCGACGCTGAGCAGGGTTCGACAAACACCTTGTCGGATCGTCTGCAGGACTTGTCACTTTAGAAATGATGGAAAATTTTAAACACACTACGGTGCTGCTGGACGAGGCCGTAAATGGCCTGAATATTCGTCCCGACGGCATCTACATTGATGGCACTTTTGGTCGCGGTGGCCATTCACGCCTGATTCTGTCCCAGCTCGGTGAGCAAGGACGGCTGCTGGCGATCGACCGCGATCCGCAGGCGATTGCTGCGGCTGCCGCTATCGATGACCCACGCTTCTCCATCATTCATGGCCCATTCTCTGCGCTTGCAGATTACGCACGTGAGCGCGAACTGGACGGCAAGATCGACGGCATTTTGCTGGATCTCGGCGTCTCTTCTCCTCAACTGGATGATGCAGAACGTGGTTTCTCGTTTATGCGTGATGGGCCGCTGGATATGCGTATGGACCCAACGCGAGGTCAATCCGCTGCCCAATGGCTGATGACGGCGGAAGAAGCCGATATTGCCTGGGTTATTAAAACCTTTGGTGAAGAACGTTTTGGTAAGCGCATTGCACGCGCCATCGTGGAGCGTAACCGCGAAGAGCCGATGACGCGTACCAAAGAGCTGGCGGCCGTCGTCTCTGCCGCTATGCCGGTTAAAGATAAATTCAAACACCCGGCAACCCGAACGTTTCAGGCCATCCGGATCTGGATCAACAGCGAGCTGGATGAAATTGAAAAAGCGCTGAATGGCTCGCTGGAGGCGTTATCTCCCGGCGGTCGGTTATCGATCATCAGCTTCCATTCTCTGGAAGATCGCATTGTTAAACGCTTCATGCGTGAAAACAGCCGGGGGCCACAGGTCCCAGCTGGTTTACCGATGACGGAAGCACAATTGAATAAGCTGGGCGGTCGCCAGTTGAAGGCGCTAGGTAAGCTGATGCCAGGTGAAGAAGAAGTGGCGGAAAATCCACGCGCCCGTAGTTCTGTTTTGCGTATTGCGGAGAGGACTAACGCATGATCAATCGGGTGACAGAAACCCTCAGCAGAGTGACGCAGCTCGGCAGCAACGAGCGACATGCGTTGCCTGCCGTGATTGGTGGCGATCTTCTGCGCCATGGGAAACTGGCACTTTGCTTGTTCGTTGCCATTATCGTGACCGCGGTTTCCGTGGTCACAACGGCGCACCATACCCGTCTGCTTACCGCACAGCGTGAGCAGATGGTACTCGAACGTGATGCGCTGGATATTGAATGGCGCAACCTGATTCTTGAAGAAAACGCGCTCGGCGATCATAGCCGGGTAGAAAGGATCGCGACGGAGAAGCTGCAACTGCAGCATGTCGATCCTTCACAGGAAAACATCGTAGTTCAGCAATAAGGAATCGTGCGGCAGATGAGAGCAGCGGCAAAAACGCTTAAACCAAAACGTCAGGAAGAACAGGCCAACTTTGTGAGTTGGCGTTTTGCGTTGCTCTGCGGTTGCATTCTGTTGGCGCTGGCTTTCCTTCTGGGCCGTGTCGCCTGGCTGCAAATCATTAATCCGGACATGCTGGTACGTCAGGGTGACATGCGTTCACTGCGCGTACAGGAGGTCTCTACCTCCCGCGGCATGATAAGCGATCGCGCGGGACGCCCTCTTGCAGTTAGCGTGCCGGTAAATGCCGTTTGGGCTGACCCGAAAGAATTGCATGATGCTGGCGGAGTGACGCTGGATAACCGCTGGAAGGCGCTGGCAGATGCACTAAAAATTCCTCTCGACCAGCTTTCATCTCGCGTGAACAGTAATCCCAATGGGCGGTTTATTTATCTCGCGCGTCAGGTTAACCCGGATATTGGCGATTACATCAAAAAGCTTAAGCTTCCGGGAATTCACCTGCGGCAGGAGTCTCGTCGCTACTATCCATCCGGCGAAGTGACCGCTCACCTCATCGGCTTCACCAACGTGGACAGCGAAGGGATCGAGGGGGTGGAAAAAAGCTTTGATAAATGGCTCACCGGTCAGCCTGGCGAGCGCATTGTGCGTAAAGATCGCTACGGGCGCGTTATCGAAGACATTTCCTCTACCGACAGCCAGGCCGCCCATAACCTGGCTTTGAGCATTGATGAACGCCTGCAGGCGCTGGTTTACCGTGAACTGAATAACGCCGTTGCCTTCAACAAAGCCGAATCGGGCAGCGCTGTTTTGGTTGATGTGAACACTGGTGAAGTCCTGGCGATGGCGAACAGCCCGTCCTACAACCCGAATAATCTGACCGGCACGGCAAAAGACGTAATGCGTAACCGTACCATCACCGACGTCTTCGAACCGGGTTCCACCGTTAAGCCAATGGTGGTGATGACCGCGCTGCAGCGGGGTGTGGTGAATGAAAATACCGTACTGAATACGATTCCGTACCGCATTAATGGTCATGAGATCAAAGATGTGGCGCGGTACAGCGAATTGACCCTTACCGGGGTATTACAGAAGTCGAGTAACGTCGGTGTTTCTAAGCTGGCGTTAGCGATGCCCTCCTCAGCGTTGGTAGATACTTACTCACGTTTTGGACTGGGAAAAGCGACCAATTTGGGGTTGGTCGGGGAACGCAGTGGCTTATATCCTCAAAAACAACGGTGGTCTGACATAGAGAGGGCCACCTTCTCTTTCGGCTATGGGCTAATGGTAACCCCGTTACAGTTAGCGCGAGTCTACGCAACGATCGGCAGCTACGGCATTTATCGGCCGCTGTCGATAACCAAAGTTGACCCGCCGGTTCCCGGCGAGCGTATCTTTGCTGAATCAACCGTCCGCACCGTGGTGCACATGATGGAAAGCGTGGCGCTGCCCGGCGGCGGCGGCGTGAAGGCGGCCATTAAGGGCTACCGTATTGCGATTAAAACCGGTACTGCGAAAAAAGTCGGGCCGGACGGTAAGTACATCAACAAATACATTGCTTACACCGCAGGCGTTGCGCCAGCCAGCCAGCCGCGATTTGCGCTGGTGGTGGTTATCAATGACCCGCAGGGCGGTAAGTATTACGGCGGTGCCGTATCTGCACCTGTGTTCGGTGCCATCATGGGCGGCGTACTGCGCACCATGAACATCGAGCCGGATGCGCTGGCAACCGGTGAGAAAAGCGAATTTGTAATTAATCAGAAAGAGGCATCAGGTGGCAGATCGTAATTTGAGCGACCTTCTTGCTCCGTGGGTAGCCGGGCTACCTGCGAGAGCGCTGCGAGAGATGACACTCGACAGTCGCGTGGCGGCTGCGGGCGATCTTTTTGTGGCCGTGGTCGGTCATCAGGCGGACGGGCGTCGTTATATCCCGCAGGCGATAGCACAGGGTGTGGCTGCCGTGATCGCAGAAGCGGACGGTGAAGCGGCGGATGGTGAAGTCCGCGAAATGCACGGCGTACCGGTCATTTACCTGAGCCAACTGCATCAACGGCTGTCTGCGCTGGCTGGCCGTTTCTATCATCAGCCTTCTGAATCCTTACGTCTGGTTGGTGTCACCGGCACCAACGGCAAAACGACAACGACTCAACTGCTGGCACAGTGGGCGCAGCTGTTGGGTGAAACCGGTGCCGTGATGGGGACCGTAGGCAATGGCCTGCTCGGGCAGGTTGTGCCGACAGAAAATACCACGGGCTCTGCGGTAGACGTGCAGCACGTGCTGGCGAGCCTGAAGACTCAAGGCGCAACCTTTGGCGCCATGGAAGTTTCATCTCATGGTTTGGTTCAGCACCGCGTGGCGGCTCTGAAGTTTGCTGCGTCGGTGTTTACCAATTTAAGCCGCGATCACCTTGATTATCACGGTGACATGGCGAATTACGAAGCCGCTAAGTGGCTGTTGTTTTCCGAGCATGACTGCGGTCAGGCGATCATCAACGCCGATGACGAAGTGGGTCACCGCTGGCTGGCGCGCCTGCCGGATGCCGTAGCGGTCACCATGGAAAATAACCTTGAGCCGGGGGGGCATGGGCGCTGGCTGAAAGCTGATGAAGTGGTTTATCACGATGGTGGGGCGACGATTCGCTTCAGCTCATCGTGGGGCAATGGCGAAATTGAAAGCCGGCTGATGGGCGCGTTTAACGTCAGTAACCTGCTGTTGGCTTTAGCCACGCTGCTGGCGCTGGGTTATCCGCTCGAAGCATTAATTGAAACTGGCTCACGTCTGCAACCTGTTTGTGGGCGAATGGAAGTGTTCAGCTCTGCCGGCAAACCGACCGTGGTTGTGGATTATGCCCACACGCCGGATGCGCTTGAAAAAGCGCTACAGGCAGCTCGCCTGCACTGTTCCGGCAAACTGTGGTGTGTATTCGGCTGCGGCGGCGACCGCGATAAAGGTAAGCGGCCAATTATGGGCGGTATTGCCGAGCAATATGCCGATGTGGTGGTGGTGACCGACGACAACCCACGCACTGAAGAACCGAAGGCCATTGTCGACGATATCCTGACCGGTATGCTGGATGCTGGCCGCGCGCACGTTGTACTGGGCCGCGCAGAAGCGGTGACCAACGCGATTATGCAGGCCAAAGAAAATGATGTGGTTCTGCTGGCGGGTAAAGGCCACGAGGACTATCAGATTGTTGGCAACCGTCGTCTGGATTACTCCGACCGCGTCACCGCAGCGCGTCTGCTAGGAGTTGTGGCATGATTCGCGTCTCCCTGAAGCAACTGGCATCCATTCTTAATGGGCAGCTACATGGCGCAGACGCGGACATTATTGATGTCACAACGGATACCCGTAAGCTGACAGCTGGCTGTCTGTTTGTTGCGCTGAAAGGCGAACGTTTTGATGCCCATGACTTTGCCGCCGATGCGGTGAAAGGCGGGGCAGGCGCGTTACTGGTTAGCCGCAAGCTTGATATTGATGTTCCCCAATTGGTTGTGGCCGATACCCGCCTTGCATTTGGCGAACTAGGCGCGTGGGTTCGCCAGCAGGTGCCTACTCGCGTTGTGGCGCTAACCGGCTCTTCCGGCAAAACCTCCGTGAAGGAAATGGCGGCATCTATTCTGCGCCAGTGCGGCAACACGCTTTATACCGCTGGCAACCTGAATAACGATATTGGCGTGCCAATGACGCTGCTGCGCCTGACGCCGGAATACGATTATGCCGTTATCGAACTGGGTGCAAATCACCAGGGCGAAATTGCCTGGACCGTAGGTTTGACACGGCCAGAAGCTGCGCTGGTGAATAACCTGGCGGCCGCGCATCTTGAAGGGTTTGGTTCCCTGGCCGGTGTGGCGAAAGCCAAAGGCGAGATCTTTACCGGCCTCGCGGCAAACGGCACGGCGATCCTTAACGCAGATAACAAC
It includes:
- the rsmH gene encoding 16S rRNA (cytosine(1402)-N(4))-methyltransferase RsmH, which encodes MMENFKHTTVLLDEAVNGLNIRPDGIYIDGTFGRGGHSRLILSQLGEQGRLLAIDRDPQAIAAAAAIDDPRFSIIHGPFSALADYARERELDGKIDGILLDLGVSSPQLDDAERGFSFMRDGPLDMRMDPTRGQSAAQWLMTAEEADIAWVIKTFGEERFGKRIARAIVERNREEPMTRTKELAAVVSAAMPVKDKFKHPATRTFQAIRIWINSELDEIEKALNGSLEALSPGGRLSIISFHSLEDRIVKRFMRENSRGPQVPAGLPMTEAQLNKLGGRQLKALGKLMPGEEEVAENPRARSSVLRIAERTNA
- the ilvI gene encoding acetolactate synthase 3 large subunit, whose product is MEMLSGAEMVVRSLIDQGVKQVFGYPGGAVLDIYDALHTMGGIDHVLVRHEQAAVHMADGLARATGETGVVLVTSGPGATNAITGIATAYMDSIPMVVLSGQVATSLIGYDAFQECDMVGISRPVVKHSFLVKQVEDIPGIIKKAFWLASSGRPGPVVVDLPKDIMSPLNKLPYAWPDAVSMRSYNPTTQGHKGQIKRALQTLIAAKKPVMYVGGGAINSACETELLTLAEKLNIPVVSSLMGLGAFPATHRQSLGMLGMHGTYEANMTMHYSDVIFAVGVRFDDRTTNNLAKYCPNATVLHIDIDPTSISKTVAADIPIVGDARQALAQMLDLLAQEDIQQSGDDIRDWWQQIEQWRARHCLEFDRHSQAIKPQAVIETAYRLTNGDAYVTSDVGQHQMFAALYYPFDKPRRWINSGGLGTMGFGLPAALGVKMALPDETVICVTGDGSIQMNIQELSTALQYGLSVLVLNLNNRYLGMVKQWQDMIYSGRHSQSYMESLPDFVRLAEAYGHVGISITKPEELESKLAEALETVRGGRLVFVDVTVDGTEHVYPMQIRGGGMDEMWLSKTERT
- the murE gene encoding UDP-N-acetylmuramoyl-L-alanyl-D-glutamate--2,6-diaminopimelate ligase; the encoded protein is MADRNLSDLLAPWVAGLPARALREMTLDSRVAAAGDLFVAVVGHQADGRRYIPQAIAQGVAAVIAEADGEAADGEVREMHGVPVIYLSQLHQRLSALAGRFYHQPSESLRLVGVTGTNGKTTTTQLLAQWAQLLGETGAVMGTVGNGLLGQVVPTENTTGSAVDVQHVLASLKTQGATFGAMEVSSHGLVQHRVAALKFAASVFTNLSRDHLDYHGDMANYEAAKWLLFSEHDCGQAIINADDEVGHRWLARLPDAVAVTMENNLEPGGHGRWLKADEVVYHDGGATIRFSSSWGNGEIESRLMGAFNVSNLLLALATLLALGYPLEALIETGSRLQPVCGRMEVFSSAGKPTVVVDYAHTPDALEKALQAARLHCSGKLWCVFGCGGDRDKGKRPIMGGIAEQYADVVVVTDDNPRTEEPKAIVDDILTGMLDAGRAHVVLGRAEAVTNAIMQAKENDVVLLAGKGHEDYQIVGNRRLDYSDRVTAARLLGVVA
- the leuO gene encoding transcriptional regulator LeuO, which translates into the protein MEHKINKSRETLDAIKPRLRNVDLNLLTVFDTVMRAQSITGAARLLGMSQPAVSNAVSRLKMTFNDELFVRNGRNIQATARAVQLYDVIRDALQMVQNELPEGDFDPLRSKRQFTLCVASPLDSKIMSRILDTMKYTVPNVQLIFKSYFNEDIERQLRYQEVDFLICYDEISRPEFKKIPLFEDEIVLVTGQDHPGFFSPLTTRDFYNQQHAVASPECFGSFSSPWYDTLNKQNAIVYLGMTMTCVLNVVSQTRLVAVTPRWFVDSVPNELNLRVFPVPFIKRQRTCYLSWYGSAGQDKGHLWMQNQIAKSLCQ
- a CDS encoding peptidoglycan glycosyltransferase FtsI; translated protein: MRAAAKTLKPKRQEEQANFVSWRFALLCGCILLALAFLLGRVAWLQIINPDMLVRQGDMRSLRVQEVSTSRGMISDRAGRPLAVSVPVNAVWADPKELHDAGGVTLDNRWKALADALKIPLDQLSSRVNSNPNGRFIYLARQVNPDIGDYIKKLKLPGIHLRQESRRYYPSGEVTAHLIGFTNVDSEGIEGVEKSFDKWLTGQPGERIVRKDRYGRVIEDISSTDSQAAHNLALSIDERLQALVYRELNNAVAFNKAESGSAVLVDVNTGEVLAMANSPSYNPNNLTGTAKDVMRNRTITDVFEPGSTVKPMVVMTALQRGVVNENTVLNTIPYRINGHEIKDVARYSELTLTGVLQKSSNVGVSKLALAMPSSALVDTYSRFGLGKATNLGLVGERSGLYPQKQRWSDIERATFSFGYGLMVTPLQLARVYATIGSYGIYRPLSITKVDPPVPGERIFAESTVRTVVHMMESVALPGGGGVKAAIKGYRIAIKTGTAKKVGPDGKYINKYIAYTAGVAPASQPRFALVVVINDPQGGKYYGGAVSAPVFGAIMGGVLRTMNIEPDALATGEKSEFVINQKEASGGRS
- the mraZ gene encoding division/cell wall cluster transcriptional repressor MraZ, translated to MFRGATLVNLDSKGRLAVPTRYREKLIETSEGQMVCTIDIHHPCLLLYTVPEWEIIEQKLARLSSMNPAERRVQRLLLGHASECQMDNAGRLLLAPVLRQHAGLTKEVMLVGQFNKFELWDEATWHQQVKEDIDAEQGSTNTLSDRLQDLSL
- the ftsL gene encoding cell division protein FtsL — protein: MINRVTETLSRVTQLGSNERHALPAVIGGDLLRHGKLALCLFVAIIVTAVSVVTTAHHTRLLTAQREQMVLERDALDIEWRNLILEENALGDHSRVERIATEKLQLQHVDPSQENIVVQQ
- the ilvN gene encoding acetolactate synthase small subunit, translated to MRRILSVLLENESGALSRVIGLFSQRGYNIESLTVAPTDDPTLSRMTIQTVGDEKVLEQIEKQLHKLVDVLRVSELGQGAYVEREIMLVKVQASGYGREEVKRSAEIFRGQIIDVTPTLYTVQLAGTSDKLNAFLDTIRDVAKIVEVARSGIVGVSRGDKIMR
- the cra gene encoding catabolite repressor/activator — translated: MKLDEIARLAGVSRTTASYVINGKAKQYRVSDKTVEKVMAVVREHNYHPNAVAAGLRAGRTRSIGLVIPDLENTSYTRIANYLERQARQRGYQLLIACSEDQPDNEMRCIEHLLQRQVDAIIVSTSLPPEHPFYQRWANDSFPIIALDRALDREHFTSVVGADQDDAEMLAEELRKFPGENILYLGALPELSVSFLREQGFRTAWKDDPRTVNYLYANSYEREAAAQLFEKWLETHEMPDALYTTSFALLQGVMDVTLRRQGRLPSELAIATFGDHELLDFLQCPVLAVAQRHRDVAERVLELVLASLDEPRKPKPGLTRIRRNLYRRGSLSRY